The Pseudomonas sp. FP198 genomic interval CGTGCCGCCAGCTGACTCAGCTCTGCTGGCCCGCCTGAGCGAGCGCCCGGGCGTTCTGCAGCCGACGGGTCAGCAACGCTGCCCCCACCACCAATAGTCCGCACAGGCTGATTACCATCGCCATCGGCACGGCCGTGCCGTCATGCAGCGCCGCCACCAGTGCGGCGGCCCCGGCGGCCACGGAAAACTGCAGGCACCCCAGCATCGCCGAAGCGCTACCGGCCCGGGCCCCCTGCCCGTTCATGGCGCAAGCCGATGCATTGGGAAGGATGCAGCCAAGGCTGGCGATGCAGATGAACAATGGGATCAGTAACGGCCACAAACGCTCCGGCTGCAAGGCGCTGACAGCCAGTAAACTGAGCCCGGCTATCCAGTAGACCCAGACGGCGCGAGCCAGCAAAAATGCCGGGCCTCGCCTGGACAACAAGCGGGCATTGACCTGGGCTACCAGAATGAAACCCGCCGCATTGGTACCGAACAACCAGCCGAAGTGTTCGGCCGGTACGCCGTAAAGCTTGATGAAGACAAATGGCGAACCGGCGATGTAGGCAAACATCCCGGCAATCGCGATGCCCCCCGTCAGGGCATGCCCCAGGAAGATTCGGTCTGTGAGAAGCCGACCGTACTGACGCAACGCGCCGGATAACGGTTGCCGAGGTACGTGGGCCGGCAGGCTTTCCGGGAGCCACAACGCGACGGCTGTCGCCGCGAGCGCGCTGAACAGGGTCAGGCCGATGAAAATCGATTGCCAGCCGTACAGGTTCACCAGCAAGCCGCCGAGCATCGGCGCGAGGATCGGCGCCAGGCCCATCACCAGCATCAGTTGCGAGAACACCTTGGCCGAGCCCACCGCGTCGCATTTGTCGCTGACTACC includes:
- a CDS encoding multidrug effflux MFS transporter — its product is MNLRTILILGALSAFGPLAIDFYLPAFPAMAIAFGTDENHVQLTLAAYFLGLSLGQLAYGPVADRFGRRIPLLTGVGLFTVASLACAYAPSLEWLIGARFVQALGGCAGMVISRAVVSDKCDAVGSAKVFSQLMLVMGLAPILAPMLGGLLVNLYGWQSIFIGLTLFSALAATAVALWLPESLPAHVPRQPLSGALRQYGRLLTDRIFLGHALTGGIAIAGMFAYIAGSPFVFIKLYGVPAEHFGWLFGTNAAGFILVAQVNARLLSRRGPAFLLARAVWVYWIAGLSLLAVSALQPERLWPLLIPLFICIASLGCILPNASACAMNGQGARAGSASAMLGCLQFSVAAGAAALVAALHDGTAVPMAMVISLCGLLVVGAALLTRRLQNARALAQAGQQS